The Rhinopithecus roxellana isolate Shanxi Qingling chromosome 14, ASM756505v1, whole genome shotgun sequence genome includes a window with the following:
- the SEPTIN2 gene encoding septin-2 isoform X3: MKAIHNKVNIVPVIAKADTLTLKERERLKKRILDEIEEHNIKIYHLPDAESDEDEDFKEQTRLLKASIPFSVVGSNQLIEAKGKKVRGRLYPWGVVEVENPEHNDFLKLRTMLITHMQDLQEVTQDLHYENFRSERLKRGGRKVENEDVNKDQILLEKEAELRRMQEMIARMQAQMQMQMQTGDGDGGALGHHV; encoded by the exons ATGAAGGCAATACACAACAAGGTGAATATTGTGCCTGTCATTGCAAAAGCTGACACTCTCACCCTGAAGGAACGGGAGCGGCTGAAGAAAAGG ATTCTGGATGAAATTGAAGAACATAACATCAAAATCTATCACTTACCTGATGCAGAATCAGATGAAGATGAAGATTTTAAAGAGCAGACTAGACTTCTGAAG GCTAGCATCCCGTTCTCTGTGGTTGGCTCCAATCAGTTGATTGAAGCCAAAGGAAAGAAGGTCAGAGGCCGCCTCTACCCCTGGGGTGTTGTGGAGGTGGAGAACCCAGAGCACAACGACTTTCTGAAGCTGAGAACCATGCTCAT CACACACATGCAGGATCTCCAGGAGGTGACCCAGGACCTTCATTATGAAAACTTCCGTTCTGAGAGACTTAAGAGAGGCGGCAG GAAAGTGGAGAATGAGGACGTGAATAAAGACCAGATCTTGCTGGAAAAAGAAGCTGAG ctCCGCCGCATGCAAGAGATGATTGCAAGGATGCAGGCGCAGATGCAGATGCAGATGCAGACCGGGGATGGCGATGGTGGGGCTCTCGGGCATCACGTGTAA